In Geoalkalibacter sp., the genomic window TTGCTCGTGAACGTCGAATTTTTTGTCGAGCTGCCCCATCAGTTTTGCGTAGATGAAGATTAGGGCAATGAAAATATACATGGACCCCTGGTGGGCAAACCAGAAGCCCAGGGGATAGCCACCCAAATGGATGTTGTTGAGGGATGAGGCGAAGATGATGCCCAAACCGTAGGCAACGAAAAACCAGATGCCGAGAATGATGGCCAACAGCTTCAACACCGCAAACCAGTAAGCTTGTCCACTTTTGTCCATGAATGCCTCCTCTCTTTGTTACCTGAATAATGACTTTTGCCAGCGGAACCTGGACGTGAATTTAAACAAAATCGGTTGACTCAGTTTTTCAGTATCGGTCACGCAATGTTTTCTTCCCCTTTCTCCTGAGTGACGTTTCACGTTGACAGATTCACCGGTTACCTTGAGCCCCGAGCATCCAGGCGAGGCCGAATCCGGACCCGCATCCGCCCCTTGGGCCATTAATAAAATGCTATTTCAAAAAATAGCACATAAACTTCAAGATGCAGCGCCAGGATGAAAAAA contains:
- a CDS encoding DUF4212 domain-containing protein, with translation MDKSGQAYWFAVLKLLAIILGIWFFVAYGLGIIFASSLNNIHLGGYPLGFWFAHQGSMYIFIALIFIYAKLMGQLDKKFDVHEQ